The region TGTTCCATGCGCAGATCGGGACATGAGAGGCCGAGGTCCGGGCGCGCCTAAGATGCGGCGATGACGAACGCCGCCCGCCTCGCGTTGGGTCCGCTGATCCTCGCTCAGGCGCTGGTCGTCCGGCGGCGGATCCCGAAGCTCCCGGAAGCCTCGGGGCCCCGTCAGGGGACCGCAGGGGATGGGCCCGCGCTCCGTCTGCTGATCGCGGGCGATTCCGCCGCGGCAGGAGTGGGAGCGGCCACGCAGGACGAAGCGCTGGCGGGGCGGATCGTCGAGGGGCTCGCACCGAAGTTCCGCGTCGCGTGGCGTGTCGAGGCGGCCAAGGGGGCGACGACCCGCGACACGCTCGCGCGACTCGCGGCGCTTGACGGCGCGAGGTTCGACGTGCTCGTCACCTCGCTGGGCGTCAACGACCTCACGAGGGGGATGAGAACGGCGGCGTGGCTCCGGGTGCAGCGCGAGCTGCGCGTACTCGCGCGCGAGCGGCTGGG is a window of Candidatus Polarisedimenticolaceae bacterium DNA encoding:
- a CDS encoding SGNH/GDSL hydrolase family protein — encoded protein: MTNAARLALGPLILAQALVVRRRIPKLPEASGPRQGTAGDGPALRLLIAGDSAAAGVGAATQDEALAGRIVEGLAPKFRVAWRVEAAKGATTRDTLARLAALDGARFDVLVTSLGVNDLTRGMRTAAWLRVQRELRVLARERLGVSLLVLAGLPPLGGFPSLPEPLRGFVGSRARSWSASLERELRLEPDARYLELTPLLAVEHMATDGFHPGPGIYADW